A stretch of Salvelinus namaycush isolate Seneca chromosome 42, SaNama_1.0, whole genome shotgun sequence DNA encodes these proteins:
- the LOC120035183 gene encoding C-type lectin domain family 4 member M-like isoform X1, with amino-acid sequence MSEGVYGNSDGFENDEPDAMKNTDIDGQLYSNVGAFKPSPRDGVVASVHFQWWKRLSGVTAVSLGLVCVLLLAGIIGLSVYYGVIGHHASTERGQLQTSYNNLTKARDQLQTSYNTLTKERDQLQTSYNTLTKERDQLKTSSNTLTKERDQQQKEIDDLMRKFSNLKQTCPDGWQKFECSCYYLSTGEKTWEESRQDCLDRRADLVIVNSDKEQEFLFKFNKSFWIGLTDSVTEGTWKWVDGTPLTTPRYWGSGQPNDDVGENCALFSHSSSDQGKWHDYPCSTTHYGICEK; translated from the exons ATGTCAGAGGGAGTTTATGGAAACTCAGATGGATTTGAAAACGATGAGCCTGATGCAATGAAGAACACAGACATTGATGGCCAATTATATTCCAATGTAGGAGCCTTCAAACCCAGTCCAAGAGATGGAGTTGTTGCTTCAG TACATTTTCAGTGGTGGAAGAGACTCTCTGGAGTTACTGCAGTGTCTCTGGGGCtggtgtgtgttctcctactggctgggatcataggcctgtctgtctact ATGGAGTCATTGGTCATCACGCCTCAACAGAGAGAggccagctacagaccagttacaacaacctgactaaagcgagagaccagctacagaccagttacaacaccctgactaaagagagagaccagctacagaccagttacaacaccctgactaaagagagagaccagctaaaGACCAGTagtaacaccctgactaaagagagagaccagcaacAGAAAGAGATAGATGATCTCATGAGAAAGTTCTCTAATCTGA AACAAACCTGTCCTGATGGCTGGCAGAAGTTTGAATGCAGTTGTTACTACCTCTCTACTGGGGAGAAAACCtgggaggagagcagacaggactgTCTGGATAGAAGAGCAGACCTGGTGATCGTAAACAGTGATAAGGAACAG GAGTTTCTCTTCAAATTCAACAAAAGTTTctggattggtctgactgacTCTGTTACTGAGGGGACTTGGAAATGGGTGGACGGCACcccactgaccaccccaag GTATTGGGGGAGTGGACAGCCTAATGATGATGTAGGGGAGAACTGTGCGTTGTTCTCCCACAGTTCATCAGACCAAGGAAAATGGCATGACTATCCGTGTTCAACTACCCATTACGGGATCTGTGAGAAATAG
- the LOC120035183 gene encoding C-type lectin domain family 4 member E-like isoform X2, with protein MSEGVYGNSDGFENDEPDAMKNTDIDGQLYSNVGAFKPSPRDGVVASDGVIGHHASTERGQLQTSYNNLTKARDQLQTSYNTLTKERDQLQTSYNTLTKERDQLKTSSNTLTKERDQQQKEIDDLMRKFSNLKQTCPDGWQKFECSCYYLSTGEKTWEESRQDCLDRRADLVIVNSDKEQEFLFKFNKSFWIGLTDSVTEGTWKWVDGTPLTTPRYWGSGQPNDDVGENCALFSHSSSDQGKWHDYPCSTTHYGICEK; from the exons ATGTCAGAGGGAGTTTATGGAAACTCAGATGGATTTGAAAACGATGAGCCTGATGCAATGAAGAACACAGACATTGATGGCCAATTATATTCCAATGTAGGAGCCTTCAAACCCAGTCCAAGAGATGGAGTTGTTGCTTCAG ATGGAGTCATTGGTCATCACGCCTCAACAGAGAGAggccagctacagaccagttacaacaacctgactaaagcgagagaccagctacagaccagttacaacaccctgactaaagagagagaccagctacagaccagttacaacaccctgactaaagagagagaccagctaaaGACCAGTagtaacaccctgactaaagagagagaccagcaacAGAAAGAGATAGATGATCTCATGAGAAAGTTCTCTAATCTGA AACAAACCTGTCCTGATGGCTGGCAGAAGTTTGAATGCAGTTGTTACTACCTCTCTACTGGGGAGAAAACCtgggaggagagcagacaggactgTCTGGATAGAAGAGCAGACCTGGTGATCGTAAACAGTGATAAGGAACAG GAGTTTCTCTTCAAATTCAACAAAAGTTTctggattggtctgactgacTCTGTTACTGAGGGGACTTGGAAATGGGTGGACGGCACcccactgaccaccccaag GTATTGGGGGAGTGGACAGCCTAATGATGATGTAGGGGAGAACTGTGCGTTGTTCTCCCACAGTTCATCAGACCAAGGAAAATGGCATGACTATCCGTGTTCAACTACCCATTACGGGATCTGTGAGAAATAG